One Devosia lacusdianchii genomic window carries:
- a CDS encoding phosphoribosylanthranilate isomerase, which yields MADPLIVKICGIKTPDILETTIAAGADMVGFMHFPRSPRHVSIEEIATLISEARGRIETCVVLVNPDNSCVAEVAALGPDWIQLHGPETPHRVEAIRAEAGVEIMKALPIGSADDVAHVADFLEVADRILVDAKPPKGADRPGGLGATFDWSLLKALDPSIPFMLSGGLTPETVADAIRTVRPFGIDVSSGVERAPGVKDKRLIEAFIRNARAAS from the coding sequence ATGGCCGATCCCCTTATCGTCAAGATCTGCGGCATCAAAACGCCCGACATTCTCGAAACGACCATAGCGGCCGGCGCCGACATGGTGGGTTTCATGCACTTTCCGCGCTCGCCGCGCCATGTCTCGATCGAAGAGATCGCGACGCTGATCTCAGAGGCGCGCGGGCGCATCGAGACCTGCGTGGTGCTGGTCAATCCGGACAATTCCTGCGTCGCCGAGGTCGCCGCGCTTGGGCCGGACTGGATCCAGCTCCACGGCCCCGAAACGCCGCACCGCGTCGAGGCCATCCGCGCCGAAGCGGGCGTCGAAATCATGAAGGCCCTGCCGATCGGCTCGGCCGACGATGTGGCCCATGTCGCTGATTTTCTTGAGGTCGCCGACCGCATCCTGGTCGACGCCAAGCCGCCCAAAGGCGCCGACCGGCCCGGCGGATTGGGTGCGACCTTCGACTGGTCGCTGCTCAAGGCGCTTGACCCGTCCATCCCCTTCATGCTTTCCGGGGGCTTGACGCCAGAGACCGTCGCCGACGCCATCAGGACCGTGCGCCCGTTCGGGATCGACGTGTCTTCGGGCGTGGAGCGCGCGCCCGGCGTCAAGGACAAGCGGCTGATCGAGGCTTTCATCCGGAACGCCCGCGCCGCCAGCTAA
- the trpB gene encoding tryptophan synthase subunit beta: MDTEGLNSLRNGPDEHGRFGPYGGRFVAETLMPLILDLEAHYRAAKVDPEFKAELDDLSVHYAGRPSPLYFAKRLTEHLGGAKVWFKREELNHTGSHKINNCLGQILLAKRMGKTRVIAETGAGQHGVATATVCAKFDLPCTIFMGATDVERQMPNVLRMKMLGAEVRPVTAGAGTLKDAMNEALRDWVTNVDTTYYLIGTAAGPHPYPEMVRDFQSVIGTELKAQFKDAEGKLPDAVVACVGGGSNAIGTFHAFLDDPSVKIYGAEAGGHGIDTDNGHAASMTGGRPGVLHGNRTYLLQDRDGQILEGHSISAGLDYPGVGPEHAFLHDSKRVTYAPITDNEALAAFQLCTKLEGIIPALESAHGLAQVMKVAPSMGKDQSIVLCLSGRGDKDVESVGKHLGLL; the protein is encoded by the coding sequence GTGGATACCGAAGGCCTCAACTCCCTGCGCAACGGCCCCGACGAGCATGGTCGCTTCGGACCCTATGGCGGGCGTTTCGTCGCCGAGACGCTGATGCCGTTGATCCTCGACCTCGAGGCGCATTATCGCGCCGCCAAGGTCGATCCCGAATTCAAGGCCGAGCTCGATGATCTCTCGGTCCACTATGCCGGCCGCCCGAGCCCACTTTATTTCGCCAAGCGCCTGACCGAGCATCTGGGCGGCGCCAAGGTGTGGTTCAAGCGCGAGGAGCTCAACCACACCGGCTCCCACAAGATCAACAATTGCCTGGGCCAGATCCTGCTGGCCAAACGCATGGGCAAGACCCGCGTCATCGCCGAGACCGGCGCCGGCCAGCATGGCGTCGCGACGGCCACGGTCTGCGCCAAGTTCGACCTGCCCTGCACCATCTTCATGGGTGCCACCGACGTTGAGCGGCAGATGCCCAATGTGCTGCGCATGAAGATGCTCGGCGCCGAAGTCCGCCCGGTCACCGCCGGCGCCGGCACGCTCAAGGACGCGATGAACGAGGCGCTGCGCGACTGGGTCACCAATGTCGACACCACCTACTATCTGATCGGCACCGCCGCCGGCCCGCATCCCTATCCGGAAATGGTGCGGGACTTCCAGTCGGTGATCGGCACCGAACTCAAGGCCCAGTTCAAGGATGCCGAAGGCAAGCTGCCCGATGCGGTGGTCGCCTGTGTCGGTGGCGGCTCCAACGCCATCGGCACCTTCCACGCCTTCCTCGATGATCCCAGCGTCAAGATTTACGGCGCCGAGGCGGGCGGGCATGGCATCGACACCGATAATGGCCACGCCGCCAGCATGACCGGCGGCCGCCCCGGCGTGCTGCATGGCAACCGTACCTATCTGCTGCAAGATCGTGACGGACAGATTCTGGAAGGCCACTCCATCTCGGCCGGCCTCGACTATCCCGGCGTCGGTCCGGAACACGCCTTCCTGCATGACAGCAAGCGCGTCACCTACGCGCCCATCACTGATAACGAAGCCCTGGCGGCGTTCCAGCTCTGCACCAAGCTCGAAGGCATCATCCCGGCGCTGGAATCGGCGCATGGCCTAGCGCAGGTGATGAAGGTCGCCCCATCAATGGGCAAGGACCAGTCGATCGTGCTGTGCCTCTCCGGGCGTGGCGATAAGGACGTCGAGAGCGTCGGCAAACATCTGGGGCTGCTATAG